The following coding sequences are from one Nicotiana tomentosiformis chromosome 3, ASM39032v3, whole genome shotgun sequence window:
- the LOC104088587 gene encoding protein FAR-RED IMPAIRED RESPONSE 1-like — translation MNQQTRFDRVMDELYRSLGMTSDDSSLNKYEWADVDFHGSFNNVVHLDDDDDEEPDGEYYGEADNEEEQVLGNALELCDVDREMGNEFTKEDVFVGPIFGMRFSDKDSLFAFYKEHARLKEFPVVKRNSNKKGGDTAKYVTYCCDRASIRKTKFTTKSNTCNARVAAVLDDSSCWRVSKVVHDHNHDLLPSISRLMAGHRSVCDSLKRDLVAHDRSGIRPSKNIRLTEVQRGGPQNLGCTPKDCRNFILKSRNFEMQKGDAQSLLNFFRKMQAAYEQFHDAIFFDMTYLVNRYNMPCATFIGINHHRQSILLGCALMSHEDIDSYKLVFRTWLEAMGNVYPDAIITDQCQSIKLAIAEVMPNTIHRYRIRHIFSKLPLYLSGVHPSKIARGEFKSMVLDSIIVEVFERKWTKYIAMYNLHTRNWFNKLYSEKEKWVHVYLDMYFGAGMLSTQRSEGMYAFFDGYITRQSTLKMFVNQYELAIRAKHEKELEAEYMSKGFFFYVGSNDMTCMKNFQPYLKSRSNLEIMIQEVECDEEAAFEKIEVEISSLRIVVEVEIDDDEWVRNDWKQNAMVNFIKRKWLERTTRRGKKFVCSAGILHEESIFQWVVGRAGKAVQQPGAFQHGKLPDAFQHGKLERQT, via the exons ATGAACCAACAAACTAGGTTTGATAGGGTTATGGACGAGTTGTATAGATCTTTAGGGATGACATCGGACGACAGTTCGTTGAATAAATATGAATGGGCCGATGTTGATTTTCACGGCAGTTTCAACAATGTTGTGCacttagatgatgatgatgatgaagaaccCGATGGAGAATATTACGGAGAAGCTGACAATGAGGAGGAGCAGGTTTTAGGGAATGCGTTAGAGTTATGTGATGTTGATCGGGAAATGGGGAATGAATTCACTAAAGAGGATGTGTTTGTAGGTCCAATCTTTGGAATGCGATTTAGTGATAAAGATTCTTTGTTTGCATTCTACAAAGAACATGCACGATTGAAAGAATTCCCCGTCGTCAAAAGAAATTCCAACAAGAAGGGTGGTGACACTGCCAAATATGTAACTTACTGTTGTGATAGGGCTAGTATTCGCAAAACAAAGTTTACTACCAAGAGTAACACTTGTAATGCTAGGGTCGCTGCTGTTTTGGATGATTCTAGTTGTTGGCGTGTCTCTAAGGTCGTTCACGATCACAACCATGATTTACTCCCTTCCATATCGCGCTTGATGGCTGGACATAGGTCCGTTTGTGATTCTTTGAAGAGGGATCTTGTAGCTCACGATCGATCTGGCATTAGACCCTCCAAGAATATTAGACTTACTGAGGTTCAACGTGGTGGACCGCAAAATTTGGGTTGCACTCCAAaggattgtagaaattttattttaaagagtAGGAATTTTGAAATGCAAAAAGGGGACGCACAGTCGCTGCTCAACTTTTTCCGTAAAATGCAG GCAGCATATGAGCAATTCCATGATGCGATATTCTTTGATATGACGTACCTTGTGAATCGATATAATATGCCATGTGCTACATTTATTGGCATCAATCACCATAGACAGTCCATCTTACTGGGATGTGCTCTCATGTCTCATGAAGATATCGATAGTTATAAATTGGTTTTTAGAACTTGGCTTGAGGCCATGGGAAATGTTTATCCAGATGCGATCATAACTGATCAGTGTCAAAGTATTAAGCTAGCCATTGCTGAAGTGATGCCAAATACAATACATAGGTATCGTATTAGGCATATATTTTCAAAGTTGCCTCTTTACTTAAGTGGTGTTCATCCTTCTAAAATTGCACGTGGAGAATTTAAATCTATGGTCCTTGATAGCATTATTGTTGAAGTTTTTGAGAGAAAATGGACAAAATATATTGCAATGTATAATTTGCATACAAGGAATTGGTTCAACAAGCTTTACTCCGAGAAGGAAAAATGGGTTCATGTGTACCTTGATATGTATTTTGGGGCTGGTATGCTATCTACGCAAAGAAGTGAGGGGATGTATGCATTCTTTGATGGATATATTACCCGTCAAAGCACTCTTAAGATGTTTGTTAACCAGTATGAGTTAGCTATAAGAGCTAAGCATGAGAAAGAGTTGGAAGCGGAATACATGTCAAAGGGCtt TTTTTTTTACGTTGGttctaatgacatgacatgcatgaagAATTTTCAGCCATATCTTAAAAGCCGGTCTAACCTTGAAATAATGATCCAAGAAGTTGAATGTGATGAAGAGGCGGCATTTGAGAAAATAGAGGTTGAGATCTCATCCCTCCGAAttgttgtagaagttgaaattgatgatgatgagtgggtGAGAAATGATTGGAAGCAAAATGCCATGGTCAACTTTATCAAGAGAAAATGGCTAGAGCGtacaacaagaag